Within Deltaproteobacteria bacterium, the genomic segment CAAGAACTACTCATTTTTATATTCTGGTGGCGAACGACGGCTATCTCCCTATTATGATCTTGTCTCCACTCTTGCTTGGCCTGACCTCTCCAAGAATCTCGCGATGAAAATTGGTGGCTGCGAATCAGTCAACGCATTCACGATTGGAGACTGGAAGAAGATGGCAAAAAAGGCTGGTCTTGGTTGGCCGATGATACGAGAACGAATGTCAGAGAGCTGCCATAGTGTTTTGAACAAGCTTGATGAGGTCCAGACACAGACCAGAGAATACAGCGATTCCATGGTCACACAACTTCATCAAACCATAGAAGGTCGCGCGGTCAGAATGCTTGAAGCGCTTTCCAGGCAAGATCACTAGCCGAACCAAAGGGTTCAGGTGACAAAAAATAGCTACGCCATTTCTTGCGCCTGATCCGCGAAGTTATGGCTACAAAACAAGAAGGATACGAGAGTGGATGAATTCCAATTACTTATAGACCTCCATAAAAGTGCAAGTCGTCAGGGCCCGGGAGGCGATGAAGAAACAAAGAGAGCAATTGATCTTGCTTGTATAGACAGAAATGCGCCATTGAAAATTGCCGACATAGGCTGTGGCACAGGCGCTTCGACGTTGATTTTAGCGCGTTTGCTCAATGCCAGAATTACATCTGTAGACTTCCTTCAAGACTTTCTGGATGTCCTGGAAACTAGAGCCAGGAGTGAGGGTATTGCAGAAAAGATCACTCCTCTTTGTGCTTCAATGGACAAACTACCGTTTGAGGAAGGGGAGTTTGATGTTATCTGGTCTGAGGGTGCGATTTACAATATCGGCTTTAAAAAAGGCGTAACAGACTGGAGGCGCTATCTGAAAGTTGGCGGTCTACTGGTGGTTTCGGAGATTACCTGGATAACAAGCTCCCGTCCGTCTGAACTTCAAGAATATTGGGATGGCGAATACCCCGAAATTGATGTGGCCTCTTCAAAGATGGGCGTACTGGAGAAGAACGGTTATTCTCCGATCGGCTATTTTGTTTTACCGGAGCATTGTTGGCTGGATAATTATTATCGGCCTATGCAGGATAGCTTTAAGGATTTCCTCAGCCGGAACGGCAACAGTGAAGAAGCACGAGCAATAGTTGAAGTGGAAAATCGAGAAATTGAACTGTATGAGAAATATAAAGCTCATTACAGTTACGGTGTATATATCGCAAGAAAGTAGGATCAGAGAAAACCATAACAACCGCATCACCTCGGAATGGCAATTCCGCTGCGCTCCATTGCCAGCCGGCTAAGAGAGGCGGGGGTTTTTACTTTGGTTCTCTGATAATAATTACAGCCCGTTATCACCTTCTGCATAACGTGTGTGATTAAATACAATGTGGAACGTAACCATTTTCAGTCAGCCGGATCTCTAAAAAGGTGCCTGCCCATGCCGGTCGTATCGGTATCTTGCGGGCATGTGATCGAGGGAGGTGTATCATGGTCAAGACGTTTCAGGACATTCCCGGTGTTGAATGGGTGGAGGGTACCGGTAATTTCATCACGATCGATGAAGAGAAGTGCACCGGTTGCGGAAACTGTCTCAAGGTCTGTCTCGCGGGATGCTATGAGATAGTGAATAAAAAGGCCCGGATCAGGAGTACAGAAAAATGCATGGAATGTGGAGCCTGCTGGTATGTTTGTGAGGACGGGGCGATCGATTTTTCATGGCCTGCGGGCGGCACAGGTTTCAGAACGAACTGGGGGTGATCACATGGCTGAACAATACGATGTCATTGTCGTGGGAGCAGGGTTCGGTGGTCCGGTGGCGGCAAAGAGATGTGCAGACTCGGGGTTGCACACCATCATGCTTGAGAGGTCCCGGATACCCGGTGAAAAGGTCGTATCAGGGCTCGTGATACCGATCTATGGATTTCTCTTCGGTCCGGAATTTATACGTGAAGGAAATCCGCCTCTCGAAAGACCGATCCGTTCCGTGATGAACCGGTTCGTAAAGAACGGTGAGATATATGATTACGATCATTCGCTCAGGCTTCCAGCGCCTATCGCTGTCGGTTATTCGACCTACTGTAAACCTTTCTGTACCTGGCTCGCGGACCGGGCCGTGGATTCCGGCGTCGAGTTGAGGACTGCCACAACGGTGGTCGATGTAATAAAGGAGAATGGCTCCGTCAGGGGTGTCATTACGGATAAGGGGGAAGAGCTGAGATCGAAGATCGTCATCGATGCCGGGGGCACGCAGAACAACCTGTCAATCAAGGCCGGGATCAGGAAAAAATTCG encodes:
- a CDS encoding HipA domain-containing protein; amino-acid sequence: KNYSFLYSGGERRLSPYYDLVSTLAWPDLSKNLAMKIGGCESVNAFTIGDWKKMAKKAGLGWPMIRERMSESCHSVLNKLDEVQTQTREYSDSMVTQLHQTIEGRAVRMLEALSRQDH
- a CDS encoding class I SAM-dependent methyltransferase; translation: MDEFQLLIDLHKSASRQGPGGDEETKRAIDLACIDRNAPLKIADIGCGTGASTLILARLLNARITSVDFLQDFLDVLETRARSEGIAEKITPLCASMDKLPFEEGEFDVIWSEGAIYNIGFKKGVTDWRRYLKVGGLLVVSEITWITSSRPSELQEYWDGEYPEIDVASSKMGVLEKNGYSPIGYFVLPEHCWLDNYYRPMQDSFKDFLSRNGNSEEARAIVEVENREIELYEKYKAHYSYGVYIARK
- a CDS encoding 4Fe-4S binding protein, with product MVKTFQDIPGVEWVEGTGNFITIDEEKCTGCGNCLKVCLAGCYEIVNKKARIRSTEKCMECGACWYVCEDGAIDFSWPAGGTGFRTNWG